In the Nerophis ophidion isolate RoL-2023_Sa linkage group LG01, RoL_Noph_v1.0, whole genome shotgun sequence genome, one interval contains:
- the cep78 gene encoding centrosomal protein of 78 kDa isoform X3, which yields MVQESVQIRRQGAYDFKEYYTFACTQQKSVPLTAVKMHLDKGILDFNGDRVKLVDWPPILESISINKHLCHIAISSTYQTSYGCGDADRRYYKPVFRKKIPSVRSRDMTFRLCKALKECLSVSPCLKTLKLNGLPLRERDLVNLTKGLAKSSSLEAISLANCPIADGGLEVCQSVKYSKHIKDIDFTACNITWSGAEHLANIIKHQGIQRHGSAWEQSLRYQQPKFGGMGGLRRLTLNCNTLIGDQGAVKLARELAEDLWLKAVDMQKCGLSNRGASHLLEALKTNAALCVLDIRNNPLVDNALIKTIIEKVLMRADTQSREYGWITPATKEPLKASASKRRVLSQAAAERTAAPEKKASLGDKGSIAAQYEMSTSSSRNVPRHSAARAGRQRGFPPVVPVTESEQHHLGQAGSNMKVTFESDSEDEEVGGIEEEGEAFVHGDQRPSHHNLQDSILARRMERMQMALQECRLRLGEERRARLKAESGLREFELENARLRDNNRTLSEALSATGSEHSTLENEDVLESIERSFSKFHAFLDLIKDAGLGQLASMADIDTSDFPLLGRPQLSTPLGHVTHLDRAASSGHRSIFTLGADITTPKSPSSVRGSVHQDGPLDRTFQLPVGAQVQFIAMGERDTPRFSKPETKYDSVSECSFASQKSLHETPESRPNSSHSGSHQSNVSHGSASLGRWGAGDLMRDIVSDQASLAGSRRLVVIPRSGSEGKASAGRDILKEIRSQVALQGRSDGEYL from the exons ATGGTCCAAGAGAGTGTCCAGATCAGGAGGCAGGGTGCCTATGACTTCAAGGAATACTACACTTTTGCCTGCACCCAACAGAAATCTGTTCCCCTCACTGCAGTCAAAATGCATTTGGATAAAGGCATACTGGACTTCAACGGAGACAGGGTTAAACTAGTAGATTGGCCACCCATTCTTGAATCAATCTCGATCAATAAGCACCTTTGCCACATTGCAATAAGTAGCACGTACCAGACAAGTTATGGTTGTGGTGATGCAG ACAGAAGGTACTACAAGCCGGTGTTCAGAAAGAAGATCCCATCTGTTCGCTCGAGGGACATGACTTTCAGGTTGTGTAAGGCTTTGAAGGAGTGTCTGTCTGTCTCTCCCTGCCTGAAGACTTTAAAACTTAATGGACTTCCACTGAGGGAAAGAGACCTTGTAAACTTAACAAAG GGTTTGGCAAAAAGTTCTTCCTTAGAAGCCATTTCTCTCGCAAACTGTCCAATCGCTGATGGGGGCTTGGAAG TTTGCCAAAGTGTGAAATACTCTAAACACATCAAAGATATTGACTTCACTGCATGCAACATCACATGGAGTGGAGCTGAGCATTTGGCCAACATCATTAAG CATCAGGGAATACAGAGACATGGCTCAGCTTGGGAGCAGTCCTTAAGGTATCAGCAGCCAAAATTTGGGGGGATGGGAGGTCTCCGTCGCCTCACCTTGAACTGTAACACATTGATTGGGGACCAAGGTGCTGTTAAGCTGGCACGTGAACTGGCTGAAGACCTCTGGCTCAAAG CTGTGGACATGCAGAAATGCGGTCTCTCCAATCGAGGAGCCAGCCATCTGCTAGAAGCCTTGAAGACAAATGCTGCTCTTTGTGTACTGGACATCCGTAACAACCCTTTAGTCG ACAACGCTCTAATCAAAACTATAATAGAGAAAGTGCTAATGAGAGCTGACACACAGTCACGAGAG tacgGTTGGATCACACCTGCCACCAAAGAGCCACTGAAAGCTTCTGCTTCCAAGAGACGAGTGCTCTCCCAAGCGGCTGCAGAGCGTACAG CAGCTCCTGAGAAAAAGGCCTCTCTTGGGGACAAGGGCTCAATTGCTGCACAATATGAAATGTCCACCTCAAGCAGCAGAAATGTACCTCGTCATTCTGCAGCCCGTGCTGGGCGCCAGAG AGGTTTTCCTCCTGTAGTTCCTGTCACCGAGAGTGAGCAACATCATCTAGGCCAA GCCGGGTCCAACATGAAAGTTACGTTTGAGTCTGATTCAGAAGATGAGGAGGTTGGCGGCATTGAAGAAGAGGGTGAAGCATTTGTGCATGGGGACCAAAGGCCATCTCATCATAACCTCCAGGACAGCATCCTTGCAAGGCGGATGGAGCGAATGCAG ATGGCACTACAGGAATGTCGTTTGAGGTTAGGAGAGGAGCGCAGGGCGAGACTTAAAGCTGAATCAGGTCTCAGGGAG TTTGAGCTGGAGAATGCTCGTCTTCGCGACAACAATCGTACCCTGTCGGAGGCACTCTCAGCCACGGGTTCAGAACACAGCACGCTTGAAAACGAGGACGTTCTTGAGAGCATTGAGCGCTCATTCAGCAAGTTCCACGCTTTCCTGGATCTCATCAAGGACGCTGG cCTCGGTCAGCTTGCATCAATGGCTGACATCGACACGTCAGATTTCCCGCTCTTGGGGAGACCGCAGCTCTCTACTCCGCTTGGACATGTCACCCACCTAGATAGAGCAGCATCCAGTGGACATCGTTCTATTTTT ACCCTGGGCGCTGACATCACCACGCCTAAATCTCCATCCTCAGTCAGAGGTTCCGTGCATCAAGATGGCCCTCTCGACAGGACTTTCCAACTACCTGTTGGAGCGCAGGTGCAGTTTATTGCCATGGGAGAACGGGACACACCTCGGTTTTCTAAACCCGAAACCAAGTACGACTCTGTTTCGGAATGCAGCTTCGCTAGCCAGAAATCCCTCCATGAAACTCCAGAGAGTCGCCCGAACAGCAGCCATAGCGGTTCCCATCAGAGTAACGTGTCTCATGGCAGCGCATCCCTTGGCCGATGGGGTGCAGGCGACCTCATGAGAGACATTGTAAGTGACCAGGCGTCTTTGGCGGGCTCGCGGAGGTTGGTGGTCATACCGCGGTCCGGGTCAGAGGGGAAGGCCAGTGCTGGGAGGGACATTCTGAAGGAGATCAGGTCTCAGGTGGCTCTGCAAGGGCGCTCGGATGGTGAATATTTATAA
- the cep78 gene encoding centrosomal protein of 78 kDa isoform X2: MVQESVQIRRQGAYDFKEYYTFACTQQKSVPLTAVKMHLDKGILDFNGDRVKLVDWPPILESISINKHLCHIAISSTYQTSYGCGDADRRYYKPVFRKKIPSVRSRDMTFRLCKALKECLSVSPCLKTLKLNGLPLRERDLVNLTKGLAKSSSLEAISLANCPIADGGLEVVCQSVKYSKHIKDIDFTACNITWSGAEHLANIIKHQGIQRHGSAWEQSLRYQQPKFGGMGGLRRLTLNCNTLIGDQGAVKLARELAEDLWLKAVDMQKCGLSNRGASHLLEALKTNAALCVLDIRNNPLVDNALIKTIIEKVLMRADTQSREYGWITPATKEPLKASASKRRVLSQAAAERTAPEKKASLGDKGSIAAQYEMSTSSSRNVPRHSAARAGRQRGFPPVVPVTESEQHHLGQAGSNMKVTFESDSEDEEVGGIEEEGEAFVHGDQRPSHHNLQDSILARRMERMQMALQECRLRLGEERRARLKAESGLREFELENARLRDNNRTLSEALSATGSEHSTLENEDVLESIERSFSKFHAFLDLIKDAGLGQLASMADIDTSDFPLLGRPQLSTPLGHVTHLDRAASSGHRSIFTLGADITTPKSPSSVRGSVHQDGPLDRTFQLPVGAQVQFIAMGERDTPRFSKPETKYDSVSECSFASQKSLHETPESRPNSSHSGSHQSNVSHGSASLGRWGAGDLMRDIVSDQASLAGSRRLVVIPRSGSEGKASAGRDILKEIRSQVALQGRSDGEYL, from the exons ATGGTCCAAGAGAGTGTCCAGATCAGGAGGCAGGGTGCCTATGACTTCAAGGAATACTACACTTTTGCCTGCACCCAACAGAAATCTGTTCCCCTCACTGCAGTCAAAATGCATTTGGATAAAGGCATACTGGACTTCAACGGAGACAGGGTTAAACTAGTAGATTGGCCACCCATTCTTGAATCAATCTCGATCAATAAGCACCTTTGCCACATTGCAATAAGTAGCACGTACCAGACAAGTTATGGTTGTGGTGATGCAG ACAGAAGGTACTACAAGCCGGTGTTCAGAAAGAAGATCCCATCTGTTCGCTCGAGGGACATGACTTTCAGGTTGTGTAAGGCTTTGAAGGAGTGTCTGTCTGTCTCTCCCTGCCTGAAGACTTTAAAACTTAATGGACTTCCACTGAGGGAAAGAGACCTTGTAAACTTAACAAAG GGTTTGGCAAAAAGTTCTTCCTTAGAAGCCATTTCTCTCGCAAACTGTCCAATCGCTGATGGGGGCTTGGAAG TAGTTTGCCAAAGTGTGAAATACTCTAAACACATCAAAGATATTGACTTCACTGCATGCAACATCACATGGAGTGGAGCTGAGCATTTGGCCAACATCATTAAG CATCAGGGAATACAGAGACATGGCTCAGCTTGGGAGCAGTCCTTAAGGTATCAGCAGCCAAAATTTGGGGGGATGGGAGGTCTCCGTCGCCTCACCTTGAACTGTAACACATTGATTGGGGACCAAGGTGCTGTTAAGCTGGCACGTGAACTGGCTGAAGACCTCTGGCTCAAAG CTGTGGACATGCAGAAATGCGGTCTCTCCAATCGAGGAGCCAGCCATCTGCTAGAAGCCTTGAAGACAAATGCTGCTCTTTGTGTACTGGACATCCGTAACAACCCTTTAGTCG ACAACGCTCTAATCAAAACTATAATAGAGAAAGTGCTAATGAGAGCTGACACACAGTCACGAGAG tacgGTTGGATCACACCTGCCACCAAAGAGCCACTGAAAGCTTCTGCTTCCAAGAGACGAGTGCTCTCCCAAGCGGCTGCAGAGCGTACAG CTCCTGAGAAAAAGGCCTCTCTTGGGGACAAGGGCTCAATTGCTGCACAATATGAAATGTCCACCTCAAGCAGCAGAAATGTACCTCGTCATTCTGCAGCCCGTGCTGGGCGCCAGAG AGGTTTTCCTCCTGTAGTTCCTGTCACCGAGAGTGAGCAACATCATCTAGGCCAA GCCGGGTCCAACATGAAAGTTACGTTTGAGTCTGATTCAGAAGATGAGGAGGTTGGCGGCATTGAAGAAGAGGGTGAAGCATTTGTGCATGGGGACCAAAGGCCATCTCATCATAACCTCCAGGACAGCATCCTTGCAAGGCGGATGGAGCGAATGCAG ATGGCACTACAGGAATGTCGTTTGAGGTTAGGAGAGGAGCGCAGGGCGAGACTTAAAGCTGAATCAGGTCTCAGGGAG TTTGAGCTGGAGAATGCTCGTCTTCGCGACAACAATCGTACCCTGTCGGAGGCACTCTCAGCCACGGGTTCAGAACACAGCACGCTTGAAAACGAGGACGTTCTTGAGAGCATTGAGCGCTCATTCAGCAAGTTCCACGCTTTCCTGGATCTCATCAAGGACGCTGG cCTCGGTCAGCTTGCATCAATGGCTGACATCGACACGTCAGATTTCCCGCTCTTGGGGAGACCGCAGCTCTCTACTCCGCTTGGACATGTCACCCACCTAGATAGAGCAGCATCCAGTGGACATCGTTCTATTTTT ACCCTGGGCGCTGACATCACCACGCCTAAATCTCCATCCTCAGTCAGAGGTTCCGTGCATCAAGATGGCCCTCTCGACAGGACTTTCCAACTACCTGTTGGAGCGCAGGTGCAGTTTATTGCCATGGGAGAACGGGACACACCTCGGTTTTCTAAACCCGAAACCAAGTACGACTCTGTTTCGGAATGCAGCTTCGCTAGCCAGAAATCCCTCCATGAAACTCCAGAGAGTCGCCCGAACAGCAGCCATAGCGGTTCCCATCAGAGTAACGTGTCTCATGGCAGCGCATCCCTTGGCCGATGGGGTGCAGGCGACCTCATGAGAGACATTGTAAGTGACCAGGCGTCTTTGGCGGGCTCGCGGAGGTTGGTGGTCATACCGCGGTCCGGGTCAGAGGGGAAGGCCAGTGCTGGGAGGGACATTCTGAAGGAGATCAGGTCTCAGGTGGCTCTGCAAGGGCGCTCGGATGGTGAATATTTATAA
- the cep78 gene encoding centrosomal protein of 78 kDa isoform X1, whose amino-acid sequence MVQESVQIRRQGAYDFKEYYTFACTQQKSVPLTAVKMHLDKGILDFNGDRVKLVDWPPILESISINKHLCHIAISSTYQTSYGCGDADRRYYKPVFRKKIPSVRSRDMTFRLCKALKECLSVSPCLKTLKLNGLPLRERDLVNLTKGLAKSSSLEAISLANCPIADGGLEVVCQSVKYSKHIKDIDFTACNITWSGAEHLANIIKHQGIQRHGSAWEQSLRYQQPKFGGMGGLRRLTLNCNTLIGDQGAVKLARELAEDLWLKAVDMQKCGLSNRGASHLLEALKTNAALCVLDIRNNPLVDNALIKTIIEKVLMRADTQSREYGWITPATKEPLKASASKRRVLSQAAAERTAAPEKKASLGDKGSIAAQYEMSTSSSRNVPRHSAARAGRQRGFPPVVPVTESEQHHLGQAGSNMKVTFESDSEDEEVGGIEEEGEAFVHGDQRPSHHNLQDSILARRMERMQMALQECRLRLGEERRARLKAESGLREFELENARLRDNNRTLSEALSATGSEHSTLENEDVLESIERSFSKFHAFLDLIKDAGLGQLASMADIDTSDFPLLGRPQLSTPLGHVTHLDRAASSGHRSIFTLGADITTPKSPSSVRGSVHQDGPLDRTFQLPVGAQVQFIAMGERDTPRFSKPETKYDSVSECSFASQKSLHETPESRPNSSHSGSHQSNVSHGSASLGRWGAGDLMRDIVSDQASLAGSRRLVVIPRSGSEGKASAGRDILKEIRSQVALQGRSDGEYL is encoded by the exons ATGGTCCAAGAGAGTGTCCAGATCAGGAGGCAGGGTGCCTATGACTTCAAGGAATACTACACTTTTGCCTGCACCCAACAGAAATCTGTTCCCCTCACTGCAGTCAAAATGCATTTGGATAAAGGCATACTGGACTTCAACGGAGACAGGGTTAAACTAGTAGATTGGCCACCCATTCTTGAATCAATCTCGATCAATAAGCACCTTTGCCACATTGCAATAAGTAGCACGTACCAGACAAGTTATGGTTGTGGTGATGCAG ACAGAAGGTACTACAAGCCGGTGTTCAGAAAGAAGATCCCATCTGTTCGCTCGAGGGACATGACTTTCAGGTTGTGTAAGGCTTTGAAGGAGTGTCTGTCTGTCTCTCCCTGCCTGAAGACTTTAAAACTTAATGGACTTCCACTGAGGGAAAGAGACCTTGTAAACTTAACAAAG GGTTTGGCAAAAAGTTCTTCCTTAGAAGCCATTTCTCTCGCAAACTGTCCAATCGCTGATGGGGGCTTGGAAG TAGTTTGCCAAAGTGTGAAATACTCTAAACACATCAAAGATATTGACTTCACTGCATGCAACATCACATGGAGTGGAGCTGAGCATTTGGCCAACATCATTAAG CATCAGGGAATACAGAGACATGGCTCAGCTTGGGAGCAGTCCTTAAGGTATCAGCAGCCAAAATTTGGGGGGATGGGAGGTCTCCGTCGCCTCACCTTGAACTGTAACACATTGATTGGGGACCAAGGTGCTGTTAAGCTGGCACGTGAACTGGCTGAAGACCTCTGGCTCAAAG CTGTGGACATGCAGAAATGCGGTCTCTCCAATCGAGGAGCCAGCCATCTGCTAGAAGCCTTGAAGACAAATGCTGCTCTTTGTGTACTGGACATCCGTAACAACCCTTTAGTCG ACAACGCTCTAATCAAAACTATAATAGAGAAAGTGCTAATGAGAGCTGACACACAGTCACGAGAG tacgGTTGGATCACACCTGCCACCAAAGAGCCACTGAAAGCTTCTGCTTCCAAGAGACGAGTGCTCTCCCAAGCGGCTGCAGAGCGTACAG CAGCTCCTGAGAAAAAGGCCTCTCTTGGGGACAAGGGCTCAATTGCTGCACAATATGAAATGTCCACCTCAAGCAGCAGAAATGTACCTCGTCATTCTGCAGCCCGTGCTGGGCGCCAGAG AGGTTTTCCTCCTGTAGTTCCTGTCACCGAGAGTGAGCAACATCATCTAGGCCAA GCCGGGTCCAACATGAAAGTTACGTTTGAGTCTGATTCAGAAGATGAGGAGGTTGGCGGCATTGAAGAAGAGGGTGAAGCATTTGTGCATGGGGACCAAAGGCCATCTCATCATAACCTCCAGGACAGCATCCTTGCAAGGCGGATGGAGCGAATGCAG ATGGCACTACAGGAATGTCGTTTGAGGTTAGGAGAGGAGCGCAGGGCGAGACTTAAAGCTGAATCAGGTCTCAGGGAG TTTGAGCTGGAGAATGCTCGTCTTCGCGACAACAATCGTACCCTGTCGGAGGCACTCTCAGCCACGGGTTCAGAACACAGCACGCTTGAAAACGAGGACGTTCTTGAGAGCATTGAGCGCTCATTCAGCAAGTTCCACGCTTTCCTGGATCTCATCAAGGACGCTGG cCTCGGTCAGCTTGCATCAATGGCTGACATCGACACGTCAGATTTCCCGCTCTTGGGGAGACCGCAGCTCTCTACTCCGCTTGGACATGTCACCCACCTAGATAGAGCAGCATCCAGTGGACATCGTTCTATTTTT ACCCTGGGCGCTGACATCACCACGCCTAAATCTCCATCCTCAGTCAGAGGTTCCGTGCATCAAGATGGCCCTCTCGACAGGACTTTCCAACTACCTGTTGGAGCGCAGGTGCAGTTTATTGCCATGGGAGAACGGGACACACCTCGGTTTTCTAAACCCGAAACCAAGTACGACTCTGTTTCGGAATGCAGCTTCGCTAGCCAGAAATCCCTCCATGAAACTCCAGAGAGTCGCCCGAACAGCAGCCATAGCGGTTCCCATCAGAGTAACGTGTCTCATGGCAGCGCATCCCTTGGCCGATGGGGTGCAGGCGACCTCATGAGAGACATTGTAAGTGACCAGGCGTCTTTGGCGGGCTCGCGGAGGTTGGTGGTCATACCGCGGTCCGGGTCAGAGGGGAAGGCCAGTGCTGGGAGGGACATTCTGAAGGAGATCAGGTCTCAGGTGGCTCTGCAAGGGCGCTCGGATGGTGAATATTTATAA
- the cep78 gene encoding centrosomal protein of 78 kDa isoform X4: MVQESVQIRRQGAYDFKEYYTFACTQQKSVPLTAVKMHLDKGILDFNGDRVKLVDWPPILESISINKHLCHIAISSTYQTSYGCGDADRRYYKPVFRKKIPSVRSRDMTFRLCKALKECLSVSPCLKTLKLNGLPLRERDLVNLTKGLAKSSSLEAISLANCPIADGGLEVVCQSVKYSKHIKDIDFTACNITWSGAEHLANIIKHQGIQRHGSAWEQSLRYQQPKFGGMGGLRRLTLNCNTLIGDQGAVKLARELAEDLWLKAVDMQKCGLSNRGASHLLEALKTNAALCVLDIRNNPLVDNALIKTIIEKVLMRADTQSREYGWITPATKEPLKASASKRRVLSQAAAERTAAPEKKASLGDKGSIAAQYEMSTSSSRNVPRHSAARAGRQRGFPPVVPVTESEQHHLGQAGSNMKVTFESDSEDEEVGGIEEEGEAFVHGDQRPSHHNLQDSILARRMERMQMALQECRLRLGEERRARLKAESGLREFELENARLRDNNRTLSEALSATGSEHSTLENEDVLESIERSFSKFHAFLDLIKDAGLGQLASMADIDTSDFPLLGRPQLSTPLGHVTHLDRAASSGHRSIFTLGADITTPKSPSSVRGSVHQDGPLDRTFQLPVGAQLR; this comes from the exons ATGGTCCAAGAGAGTGTCCAGATCAGGAGGCAGGGTGCCTATGACTTCAAGGAATACTACACTTTTGCCTGCACCCAACAGAAATCTGTTCCCCTCACTGCAGTCAAAATGCATTTGGATAAAGGCATACTGGACTTCAACGGAGACAGGGTTAAACTAGTAGATTGGCCACCCATTCTTGAATCAATCTCGATCAATAAGCACCTTTGCCACATTGCAATAAGTAGCACGTACCAGACAAGTTATGGTTGTGGTGATGCAG ACAGAAGGTACTACAAGCCGGTGTTCAGAAAGAAGATCCCATCTGTTCGCTCGAGGGACATGACTTTCAGGTTGTGTAAGGCTTTGAAGGAGTGTCTGTCTGTCTCTCCCTGCCTGAAGACTTTAAAACTTAATGGACTTCCACTGAGGGAAAGAGACCTTGTAAACTTAACAAAG GGTTTGGCAAAAAGTTCTTCCTTAGAAGCCATTTCTCTCGCAAACTGTCCAATCGCTGATGGGGGCTTGGAAG TAGTTTGCCAAAGTGTGAAATACTCTAAACACATCAAAGATATTGACTTCACTGCATGCAACATCACATGGAGTGGAGCTGAGCATTTGGCCAACATCATTAAG CATCAGGGAATACAGAGACATGGCTCAGCTTGGGAGCAGTCCTTAAGGTATCAGCAGCCAAAATTTGGGGGGATGGGAGGTCTCCGTCGCCTCACCTTGAACTGTAACACATTGATTGGGGACCAAGGTGCTGTTAAGCTGGCACGTGAACTGGCTGAAGACCTCTGGCTCAAAG CTGTGGACATGCAGAAATGCGGTCTCTCCAATCGAGGAGCCAGCCATCTGCTAGAAGCCTTGAAGACAAATGCTGCTCTTTGTGTACTGGACATCCGTAACAACCCTTTAGTCG ACAACGCTCTAATCAAAACTATAATAGAGAAAGTGCTAATGAGAGCTGACACACAGTCACGAGAG tacgGTTGGATCACACCTGCCACCAAAGAGCCACTGAAAGCTTCTGCTTCCAAGAGACGAGTGCTCTCCCAAGCGGCTGCAGAGCGTACAG CAGCTCCTGAGAAAAAGGCCTCTCTTGGGGACAAGGGCTCAATTGCTGCACAATATGAAATGTCCACCTCAAGCAGCAGAAATGTACCTCGTCATTCTGCAGCCCGTGCTGGGCGCCAGAG AGGTTTTCCTCCTGTAGTTCCTGTCACCGAGAGTGAGCAACATCATCTAGGCCAA GCCGGGTCCAACATGAAAGTTACGTTTGAGTCTGATTCAGAAGATGAGGAGGTTGGCGGCATTGAAGAAGAGGGTGAAGCATTTGTGCATGGGGACCAAAGGCCATCTCATCATAACCTCCAGGACAGCATCCTTGCAAGGCGGATGGAGCGAATGCAG ATGGCACTACAGGAATGTCGTTTGAGGTTAGGAGAGGAGCGCAGGGCGAGACTTAAAGCTGAATCAGGTCTCAGGGAG TTTGAGCTGGAGAATGCTCGTCTTCGCGACAACAATCGTACCCTGTCGGAGGCACTCTCAGCCACGGGTTCAGAACACAGCACGCTTGAAAACGAGGACGTTCTTGAGAGCATTGAGCGCTCATTCAGCAAGTTCCACGCTTTCCTGGATCTCATCAAGGACGCTGG cCTCGGTCAGCTTGCATCAATGGCTGACATCGACACGTCAGATTTCCCGCTCTTGGGGAGACCGCAGCTCTCTACTCCGCTTGGACATGTCACCCACCTAGATAGAGCAGCATCCAGTGGACATCGTTCTATTTTT ACCCTGGGCGCTGACATCACCACGCCTAAATCTCCATCCTCAGTCAGAGGTTCCGTGCATCAAGATGGCCCTCTCGACAGGACTTTCCAACTACCTGTTGGAGCGCAG CTTCGCTAG